The DNA window GATTTGGTCACTCTCTAGTATATTTAAAGATCTTTTATGACCATCTTCATCTACAAATCTTATTTTTTTATTTTCTTGGCTATGCTTTCTGTTTTTATTGTTTTTACAATCGTTTTTCAATGGAATCACCGTTGTTTGTTTGTTTTTTATTTCTACGTGATAATCATCTACAAAAACTAAAAACTTGTTTTAATTACATCTTGTGAATTTGTAAAATCAAGGTGTTAGTTTTTGTAGCTAAAAAATCAGACAACTCTCATAATTTATATAATTTTTGGAGGATTCGATATAAACGTGGTATTGGAATTTGGTATAATTCTCAATATAAACTATATACTTGAGTTTCATGTATAATAAAAAATTAAGTTACAAGTCCTATAGATTAGTCGTAAAATCTATTAAAATGAAGTAATATGTTAACCTATATGACAGATATAGGTTCTGATATACCTGAAGCTCCTTTAGGTAGAAATCCTACGTTGAGAAAAGAGGCTTTAAAGTATTATGTAGAAAAAAATGATATAATAGCAAATAACGATTTGCTTAAACACTTAAATTCTAAAAATATAAGTACTGATTATAAAAACCTACACAAGTTACATTTAAAAAAGATGCAATATCTTTTGGAAGGACCATTGCCTGCAGGTATCAGTGATAGTGGAAGAGCAGTGGTGGGCTATAAATTGAAAAAAAATCTAACCACATTAAGATTCCTACTGACATATGTTTATGATGAATCCAATTACTATATGTTAATGAATTCAGATTTTTATCATGAAATGATACCACAGGTGATAGAACATTTAGATAAAAAATTAGTTGAAATGGAGGATACTGGAGTATATGAACATGAGGTAAATATTTTGGAAAAGCAATTAAAATATACAGTACTAGGATTGAACTTTATTTTATCTTCAACTGACAATTATATAAAGTGTTTAAGACAATTTGATGAAGACCTAGAATATGACCTTTCATAGTTCGATAATTGCCTAGTAGCGGGATACCAAATTGGGTCAGGTAAAAAATTGATTTTAGGGCAATATGATGATGAGTACATAGGAAATATGAGAATCAAGTTGAGAGAATATATCTCTAATAATAAAATAATTTATTTAATGTATAGGTTTATGAACATAGATGCTTATTCAGGATATATTTATTCAGATGATTATAAAAGCGATAATGAAACAATTAAAGAGCAACTATTAGAACCGTTTGAAATGATGACAAATATGAAATAAATTTTACCTGGATATAATATGATAATTCACTGTATGTTAAGGGTATAAAAAATGTTACAGGACCATTGGACGAAATAGATAATTCATAGAACTTACTTAATAATCAAGTTATTTGGGAGAATTCTTAAGAGGAATCAAATCTGCAGGGGGCGTTTTCCCAACTCCTAACCCCTACAATCTAAATATCTTTAAAGTTTCTATAAAGATTAATACATTTTTAGGATGTATTAGATTATACTGGTGAATCCTGTTATTTTAATCTGGATGATATTGATTTAATAGGATATCTACAGTACCAAGATTAGCTTATTTTAAAGCTAAACTCCTTCATAAATGGGAAATTAATACTTGCTTTTAACACTGTAAGGTTTACACCATTTCTGCTGCCAAAATCCAGATCAAATGATTTTTCTTTCCCATATTTCCTACAAAAATCAACCAGATTCAACATATGATGGAGGCCATTAGATGCATCTTCATTCTGTAAAAGTTCTACTGATGGTTCAAGTAATGGACGGGGTAAAAACAATACACATTTGGATTTTGCTCTTGTAACAGATACATTCAATCTATTCAAACTGTAAATAAACTCAGCTTCGTTTAGTGCAGTTTCAACATCGCTTACACCATAGCTTACAATAACTGCCTGTGTCTCCTGACCCTGCATTTTGTCAACAGTATCTACAAATGGATAATGGCTCCAGCTCCTTAAAGAATCCAGATGATTATGTATAGTCTTTATCTGGGAATGATGGGGACTCACAATAAAAAGTCCATCTTTCCAAAATTTCCTGTCTCCTTCTTCATTATTCGGATAATATCTCCAATCTTCAGATAACAGGTTATTACGAAGCAAAACCGATAACCTTGCTACGATTTCTGCTTCAATCTCGTTTTCAACAGATGCCTGAACATTCTCTAAAATACAAACGGTTAAAGGATACTCTGAATCAACTATAGATTCTAGCAATTTCTCATAAGAATCAGGTAAACCATTAGCTTGTAAAGGTGTTCCCAATTCCAGTTTCTGTAAACCTATATTATCTGTTGCAGGAATATAATCTAATCCGTACAGAGTCTCTGCAGAAAATCTAGATAACGTTTTGTTCATACGCCAGTTTTCAAGAAGTTGTTGTGTATATGGATTATTTTCATTATCCCTGCGACGCAGATATGAAAAAATAGAGTCATGTAAACTTGGCAATCCTTCATCAGATTCTGGATAATCAACATTGATTATAGGCGGAAGTTGCAGATCATCACCTGCAAGGACCAACCTTTTTCCGTAATCAATTATAGACATCCCAAGCGCTATTTCAGCAGGTTTGACCTGGGATGCTTCATCAACAATAAGCATATCTATGGTTGGTATTTTCCTACCAACTTTATCCAGACTATTAACAGTGCCCCCGACTACTAAATGTTGGAAGTTTAATAAATCGTCCACTTCATATTCTTGACACACTTGTAGTGATTCTTTACTAGGAGCAGTTTTTGCGGATTTTAATTTATAAACGGGTAAATTATCGAAATCATAATCTTTCGAAATTTCCTGGATTTTTAGAAGAAGATTTTCGATAGCAGCGTGTGTAGATGCAGTGATTGCTATATGGAATCTATAACCATTATTTTTCCACGTTTTCAAGATGTTAAGAACAGATTTTGCAAGGAAATAGGTTTTACCAGTACCAGGTGGACCCCAAACAAGAGTTAAACGGTTTTTAACCATATGCTCAAAAGCTTTCATCTGACTAGATGTAAATCCAGATGAATCACTCAAACAAAGAGCTTCGTTTAATAGATTGTCAGCTTCATACATTGGTTTGTTAAACGTTTGTGGTGTCCTTATAAGTTCCAGAAATCCGCTATCATCCTGTTCATCCAGTTCACTTAATTTTCTCATAATCCGTCTGGATGTAAAATCTGTAAACCTTGGGTGAAGAACTGCTTTATCTCCAGTATTGAAATGTTCCTGGTTTTTATTATATTTGACATCCAGATATAACAATTTCAATTTCCCATCTTTGGGGTCCACTTTCTTTTCATCTATGATTGCAAAGTTTACACCTGTATTTCTAGAATCGTTTATCTCAGAACGGAAAGTGTAATCATCGAATGATATCTGCGCTTTTTCTCCCTCTTCATTATCAGGCACCAAAATATGACTGAACTCTTCATTTTTCTCAAAAAGAGTATAATCGATAGGTTTTGTAACTCTCCAAATGTTTAAACCCATACACTCGACAGGTACACTGATGCCTTCTCTGATTCGTTCTGGTTTAGGAAGAGATCGTTTTTCGCGGATATCCATAGCAGTCATATAAGATTCATATCGAGTTATAAATGACAGCTGTGAAAGTTCCTTATTTTCAAAATAGTAAGAATCCGGTATCTTGAATTTCTGAGACCATGTAATCAATTTATCCTTTGCAATATAACGCAAACCTTCCAATACACTACTCGTTGCAAGTAGCCTTTTCGAAAGTTCGTTCTTTATCCAGTCTACAGCTTCAGGTCTAGTTCCATCCCATACCATTGTGATAGTATCGGATTTCATGACATTACTCTGTTCGAACCAGAATAGGTCACTAGGTTCAAAATCATAATTAAAATCAGGACTCTGGAGAACCTTAGATATCTCTGGTAATCTTAATGAAAATGGAACTGGTAAACTTACGAGCTGGTCTATCTCATTTGTTAGAATTACTATTGGGTGTTTTATTTCTGTAGGTGGGTGTTCTACTTGTCCTGCTAAGTTTGTATTCTGGAAATAGAAAAGTAACCTGAGGGCTATAGGTGCCATTTCGGATTCTTTGGTAAATTCATTAAGGAGGTCATAGAATAATTGGAGTTCATAACTGTCAAAAACATAAGTCTGAAGCGATTTTTGTTCAGTCCATTCTCTTTCACGGTTATAATCGTGCAAAGTTTTTAGTTCATCATATAAATCAATTAGAAACTTTTTCTGGATTTCAGTACATTCATCTGGATAACTGGCGATGTAGATTTTTTCATTTGATGTATTTTCATATACCTGTTTTCCTTTAAACCTTCTATACCCTATTGAATATATCCTGGATGAAACTGGGTCATTTTGTATCGTGATGAATAATGCTACACTTTCATTAATCGGTAGATTCAATGAAACTCTGCCTGTAAGGACCGGCTCATTATTTTTTAAAGCTTGAGTGGTAGTTAATAACTTGTGTTTCTGATTTCTAAGGGACCCACAATCTTCCAGGTAGTTTTCAGCATCATCATTTTTTAAAAACGATTCTAATTCAGATAGTGAATTTACAGATAACCTGTCATTACATAGGTACTTTTTACCGTTTGAAGATAAATAAGGAATCATTGATACTGATTCATTCTTCTCTGCTTCTGATTTGCAGTGTCTATAGAATTCACATAATTCACATCTATGATATAAATGCCAGGATAATTTATCAATAGGTGATTCTAGGATAACAGGTAAATGGTTCCGAAGAAAATCTTCCACCATCTTAATATCGAAATGCAGGTCAAATAATTCAGGTTCATCTTGTTCATAAAGCCAGATGCCTGCTTGTTTTAGATCTACTTCAATGTCATAACCCTGTTCTTTCAAGGATTCTTGCAGCATCAATGAATATAGCGCTGTTTGGACTCGGTGGCTAGGTGTTATATCTTCGCTGGCTTTTATATCTATTATTTGCAGCACATATTTTCCATTATTTTCTACAAGCCTTATTAAATCAGGCCTACATGGTGGGAATCTGCATAGATCTGATGAGAGGTTATATTTTTTTAAAAACTGTTCAGGAACGTGTATTGTAGGTTGGTATATATTGTGACCTGACTTTATATCCTTGATAATTTTTAAGGTTTCATCAAATGTGTGAGCTCTTTCATTTAATGCACCTTCACCATCAGGGACTATAACATTATCTACTAATTTTTCAGTAATTACTTCTTCTTCCCATTCAATGCCTGCTTTTAATAAAACTCTCATTATAGGGTTTTGATCCTGTTCTATTTTAGGAATGCCTTCATTATTCCTTTCATCTAAAGGTGTAGCATGATACCGGAGATAACGTTCACAATCATGGTAGAAATATCGTGCAATTAAAGAGGGATTCAGGTTGGATTTAGTCATGGTCAATTTTTGATTAGGATTGATTATTTAATAATATTCGCTTCATAAGATTGAACTTAAATTAGGTGATATATTTTGCTTCTTTTTGGTTAAAAACTATGTACATCACACCGACTAACTAACTATAACAATGCAAAATTATATATATTAATTTGTACCATGTCTCTATTACTAACAACTAGTGTTTTTTAGTTATAAGTCATGTTACATATGAACAGGAGTAAAGAATATGCAACAATGTATAAAATGTGGTTATAAAAAAAGAGGTTCGGAATCTAATTATATATGTGAAGATTGCCAAAAATTTTCAGAAATATTTGATAAGTTATGGAATGAAGTAAATTATATTTTTAACAATTTAGAAATCATTAACCCTGAAACTGATAAAGTATTAAAATTTTTATCAGACACTGCTTTTGTAACAAAGGATAACCCCCAAACTCGTATTTATTATAAAATATCATCTTTGATTATTAATAAAGCTTGGAATCGTGAAGATACTATAAATGAAGTTGAGGTTAACAAATACACAAATACTACTAAAAATTTATTAGAAGCGCTGAAAGTATTTGAGGAACTTGGAATTGTAAAAATAGAATATTCGGGTTATGAAAGAATATTGAAAATACAAAATAAAGCATTTAAAGTAGCTAATGCTTGGAGATCAAGTGAAAGTTTAGATAATCAACTTATTGAGAGGGTTGCTCAAATCTTTGCAGGTTATGTTTTATTTTACATACTTCAGCTTATGAATAATATAAGCGATGTTAGTGACTTAGATAATTTGCCTTACAACAAACGGCAACGAACACTTTGGGTCACCCTTATGTCTCTTTTATCAAAACCTTATGATGGTGACGCAAAAATAAATGAAAACGATATATCGAAATATTTGAGAAAACGAGGAATCGCCTCTGGAACAGATTTAAAAATCAAACAATCCTTGCACAATATGACTGAAAATCCTACAGGATTAATAAAAAACGTAAAAACTGATGATGATGGTTATAGGGTATATGAATATTCTGATTATGTTGTAAATGAATTTGAAAGAATAAGAAATGGAAGAACAAGACATAGAGTTGAATAAATATGAATAACGATGATTCAGAAAATAAAATAACATTACAAACAAGTAAAGATATAAATGGCATAGAATTGTTATCGCAATTAAAACCAACTAAAGAAAAAATAAGGAAAACTTGTAGTTATTTTTTTAAGGGAAAATATGAAGGCAATGATGTACCTTTTAGAGGTTTCATCTTATTAGGACCACCTGGAACAGGGAAAACTGAAGTAATTAGGCAAGTAGCTAAAGAAATTGATAAAAATTTACAAGTTCACAATATTATAACTTATTTTGCATTAGTTGATGGTGCTAATATAGCTGCGCCAAAATGGGGAGATGCAGAAAAGAATTTAAAAGATGTATTTCAGAAAATAAATTATTTAAATCAAGGAGAAGGAAATTCTAATAAAATAATATTATTATTTGATGACATTGAAAGCTTGGTTCTCAAAAGAGGTGCAGACCTTGCTAAAGAATGGCACTATTCTATAAATTCTATACTATTTCATGAGTTAGATAAAATCAATCCTTCTAATGTAATTATGTGTGCTACTTCAAATAAACCTGAATTAGTAGATGATGCTATACTTACTAGATTATATCCTATAGATGTACCTTCTTTGCCTATAGACCAATTAATAGTTAAAGTTGAAAATATTCTTAATAATTCAGGAGTAACAGGCGATGATTTTGAACTCGTAAAATCTAATATTCAAAAAAGGTTAGAAACTTTGGAGAATCCTACAATAAGAGATGCACAGCATTTTACAATAGTTGAATGCATAGAAAACGAGGTCTGGAAATGAAACATGTAGAAGATCTGCCACCGTTTGGAAATTTAGGTATATATGTATACTTTGAAAATTATACTAATAACCATCCCTACAAAACTCAACAACTTTTAGATGGTACATATCCTGAATATAATGAACTAATAGATCTGATTAAATCTATCCTCAATAATGTTAATTTAGAATTGAAACCTAAAACATATAGCCTTTTAAGAACTATGATAGGTAACCGTGGACGTACTTTTGGTGCATCTCATACATATAAGTATAATTTGAACGACAATAGTGAATTAAAGCAAATTTTAAATTTGGTAAATGAATGGTTTCAAAATCAAAATCTATATTGGATTAGAGATTTTGATGTAGTATATTGTAAAAATGCACAAAAAAGGATTGATGATTTACCATTATTTGGTTATTTAAAAGTAAGTATTTATTTTGATGGTTATGGCCAATATTATCAAAATGAAACTAGAAAGAAATTAATGGGAGTAGAAGGTGAATCACATAAAGTTAGAGGGTTAAGTGATTATGTTTATAATAAAACATCACCGAAAAATTATACATTGACACCTAAAACATTCAGCCTTTTAAGATACACTATTGGAAATAAAGGTCGTTCTTTTGGAGCAGCACATACATACAAATATTCAGTAAACAACTCTAAAGAGTTAGAAGAAATCATAAACAAAATTAATGAATGGTTCAATAATACAGGTATTAATTGGTGGGATGATTTAGACATAGAGACATGTGAAACTATTAAATGGTGATTATATTGAAACTTGATAAAAAAGAAATACGTAAAAAAATTGAAAATGAAAACACAGATAAAAAATCCATAAAAAAATTTTCTTGATAAGACTTTGGAATCAATAGCTTCTAATCATAAATAAAGGTGAACTCTATGATTTGTAATTTAGATTTAAAAGATGTAGGCGGTTTAAGAGGAGAAAACAATTTTTCATTTGAAAGTGGAAAAGCAAATAAAATTTTAGGTTCAAATGCAGTTGGAAAAACATCGTTAATAAAGGGTATGGTTTCTGTTTTATCAATACCTCCAAGTGGTACATTTCTAAAATATGGTGATGATGCCGAGCGGTTGGGTATAAAAGGCGATGAATTAAGTGTCCATGAGGGGTTTGTTAATATTTACTCGGATTCTGCACAAGTTAAACTTTCATATGATAGCATCGAGGATACTTATACAGTTGAACCAGATGGTACTGTAATAGAGTCTCCAGATGGAAATGAGAAATTTTTGCTTACTGGAGTAGTTATGGATAACTCTCGTGTAGTTCAACAATTAAAGTATGGTGAAAATAGTCATTTTGGTTGGTTTATAAACCAATTATCGTTTGCTGACAATTATGAAGAATTATATAACCTTGCACAGTCTTATATTAACGACATAACTTCTAAAAAAACATCTTTGAATAAAAGAAAATCAAAGGCAAAAGAATTAGCGTCTGAATTAGAAAAAGTAAAAAAGCAGAAAGAAGAAATTGATCAAGATCGGGAAGAGATTAGCAAGAAAGTAAATGATAATGATATAAGAGAAATTGTAGAAGAAAGAAAAAGTATATTCGAAAAAATACAAAATTTCCATAGAGATTTGAATGATATCTATAACAGAATAAATAACAAAAAAACTAAAATCCAGAAAAAGGAAGAAATTGTTAATGAATTAAATGAAAATCTTTCTAACTTGAACAAAGAAATTGAAGGTTTAGATGTATCCAATTATAAGAAAAAATTTGATCAAAAAGTGAATGAAAACACTTCAAAAATAGAATCATTAAAAGAAGATAAAGCAGAAGTTAATGCCAGTATAAATCTATTTCAGTCTGCAAAATTAAAATTGAAAAACGAAAACAAAAGTGAAACAACATGTATTTTGTGTGAACAAGGAAATTTGAATATAAACGTAATAGATAAAACATTGGAATCACTTAACGATAAAAAACGTAATATTGAATCAGAAATTCAATCATTAAATGAAGAAATTGCAATAATGAAAAACAAACTTAATAACTTAGAATCTGAAAAAAATAAAAAAGAACAAGAAATATTTCGATTGGAACATGAACTTGAGGATACTAAAAGTGATTTAAAAACTT is part of the Methanohalobium evestigatum Z-7303 genome and encodes:
- a CDS encoding archaea-specific SMC-related protein; this encodes MICNLDLKDVGGLRGENNFSFESGKANKILGSNAVGKTSLIKGMVSVLSIPPSGTFLKYGDDAERLGIKGDELSVHEGFVNIYSDSAQVKLSYDSIEDTYTVEPDGTVIESPDGNEKFLLTGVVMDNSRVVQQLKYGENSHFGWFINQLSFADNYEELYNLAQSYINDITSKKTSLNKRKSKAKELASELEKVKKQKEEIDQDREEISKKVNDNDIREIVEERKSIFEKIQNFHRDLNDIYNRINNKKTKIQKKEEIVNELNENLSNLNKEIEGLDVSNYKKKFDQKVNENTSKIESLKEDKAEVNASINLFQSAKLKLKNENKSETTCILCEQGNLNINVIDKTLESLNDKKRNIESEIQSLNEEIAIMKNKLNNLESEKNKKEQEIFRLEHELEDTKSDLKTLRNEVKNDDDLKNEKEQTLKELENEYERLKELAKGDIVKKIDELEAKSSELQEEIGSINEKIRSTTGEEVIYGENVDTDTALAIYNDWLYYLEELKEFANEMYSSHRNEARKKFNEKISVLIEDLGFEGIKSIWLNNEDRLMVERENEQPQPVGSLALSEKCMVAILLQLSMKEAYLPDIPFFVVDDILQDFDDNKKKKVINYLGNVAQEKNMFIVMSLLDETQPEVVIN
- a CDS encoding AAA family ATPase; its protein translation is MNNDDSENKITLQTSKDINGIELLSQLKPTKEKIRKTCSYFFKGKYEGNDVPFRGFILLGPPGTGKTEVIRQVAKEIDKNLQVHNIITYFALVDGANIAAPKWGDAEKNLKDVFQKINYLNQGEGNSNKIILLFDDIESLVLKRGADLAKEWHYSINSILFHELDKINPSNVIMCATSNKPELVDDAILTRLYPIDVPSLPIDQLIVKVENILNNSGVTGDDFELVKSNIQKRLETLENPTIRDAQHFTIVECIENEVWK
- a CDS encoding AAA domain-containing protein; translated protein: MTKSNLNPSLIARYFYHDCERYLRYHATPLDERNNEGIPKIEQDQNPIMRVLLKAGIEWEEEVITEKLVDNVIVPDGEGALNERAHTFDETLKIIKDIKSGHNIYQPTIHVPEQFLKKYNLSSDLCRFPPCRPDLIRLVENNGKYVLQIIDIKASEDITPSHRVQTALYSLMLQESLKEQGYDIEVDLKQAGIWLYEQDEPELFDLHFDIKMVEDFLRNHLPVILESPIDKLSWHLYHRCELCEFYRHCKSEAEKNESVSMIPYLSSNGKKYLCNDRLSVNSLSELESFLKNDDAENYLEDCGSLRNQKHKLLTTTQALKNNEPVLTGRVSLNLPINESVALFITIQNDPVSSRIYSIGYRRFKGKQVYENTSNEKIYIASYPDECTEIQKKFLIDLYDELKTLHDYNREREWTEQKSLQTYVFDSYELQLFYDLLNEFTKESEMAPIALRLLFYFQNTNLAGQVEHPPTEIKHPIVILTNEIDQLVSLPVPFSLRLPEISKVLQSPDFNYDFEPSDLFWFEQSNVMKSDTITMVWDGTRPEAVDWIKNELSKRLLATSSVLEGLRYIAKDKLITWSQKFKIPDSYYFENKELSQLSFITRYESYMTAMDIREKRSLPKPERIREGISVPVECMGLNIWRVTKPIDYTLFEKNEEFSHILVPDNEEGEKAQISFDDYTFRSEINDSRNTGVNFAIIDEKKVDPKDGKLKLLYLDVKYNKNQEHFNTGDKAVLHPRFTDFTSRRIMRKLSELDEQDDSGFLELIRTPQTFNKPMYEADNLLNEALCLSDSSGFTSSQMKAFEHMVKNRLTLVWGPPGTGKTYFLAKSVLNILKTWKNNGYRFHIAITASTHAAIENLLLKIQEISKDYDFDNLPVYKLKSAKTAPSKESLQVCQEYEVDDLLNFQHLVVGGTVNSLDKVGRKIPTIDMLIVDEASQVKPAEIALGMSIIDYGKRLVLAGDDLQLPPIINVDYPESDEGLPSLHDSIFSYLRRRDNENNPYTQQLLENWRMNKTLSRFSAETLYGLDYIPATDNIGLQKLELGTPLQANGLPDSYEKLLESIVDSEYPLTVCILENVQASVENEIEAEIVARLSVLLRNNLLSEDWRYYPNNEEGDRKFWKDGLFIVSPHHSQIKTIHNHLDSLRSWSHYPFVDTVDKMQGQETQAVIVSYGVSDVETALNEAEFIYSLNRLNVSVTRAKSKCVLFLPRPLLEPSVELLQNEDASNGLHHMLNLVDFCRKYGKEKSFDLDFGSRNGVNLTVLKASINFPFMKEFSFKIS